In one window of Nicotiana tabacum cultivar K326 chromosome 12, ASM71507v2, whole genome shotgun sequence DNA:
- the LOC107817452 gene encoding cytochrome c oxidase copper chaperone 2-like produces the protein MTKLIICYSSKMGGLPIENTSTAISLSQVPKDQKSAVPDSKPKKKICCACPDTKKLRDECIVEHGESACEKWIEAHRKCLRAEGFNV, from the exons atgacaaaattgatcatttgt TATTCTTCAAAAATGGGTGGACTGCCAATAGAGAATACATCTACAGCCATATCTTTGTCGCAAGTACCAAAAGATCAAAAGTCAGCTGTGCCTGATTCAAAGCCAAAGAAGAAGATATGCTGTGCTTGCCCTGATACTAAGAAGCTGAGAGATGAATGCATTGTGGAGCATGGCGAATCCGCTTGTGAGAAATGGATTGAAGCTCATCGCAAATGCCTTCGAGCTGAAGGCTTCAATGTCTGA